From the Lathyrus oleraceus cultivar Zhongwan6 chromosome 4, CAAS_Psat_ZW6_1.0, whole genome shotgun sequence genome, one window contains:
- the LOC127073906 gene encoding U-box domain-containing protein 19, with protein MNTHLPNHRDRRILSFPAVHPCQGISTGTLVASLITLSQTICNFQPQIFPTQKRNARETIRQISIISIFLQEIQDNCYLIPNSIIISFSELHFTLQKIHFLMQDCTLEGANLLLLSKSRHVADQFCSLIRAVATTLDVLPLHRIEICDEVKELVELVAKQARKAKFEVDPSDEIATKKLHSVLHQFERGTEPKLHTMQEILDYLKIKSWNDCHREIKFIENEISWLENRDCNEREVPFLSSLVGFLSYCRVVIFESLDQNSDQYEARISTEIISITCLNPDDFRCPISLELMTDPVTISTGQTYDRASIQKWLKAGNKTCPKTGENLSSTELVPNTTLKKLIQQFCTDNRVSFSKSCNRNRDITRTISPGSSAEAHAMQFLSWFLTRRLVFGTEQQKNKAAYEIRLLTRASIFNRACLIEVGTVPPLLELLATEDKTTQENAISALMKLSKHSNGPENIMGHNGLKPIISVLKNGLSLEAQQIAAAIIFYLCSVKEYRKSIGENQDAIPCLVELVKEGTTCGKKNAVVAIFGLLLLPRNHQRVIEAGAVHALVSIIDPSYKDELVTEALAVIAALAENFDGANAVLEASALPLITRMLRSSASRAGKEHCASILLSLCVNVGVNVVGVLARDITLMPLLYSLLTDGTAHAAKKARFLIKILHDFNETATSRLKGSSVLRQLNGLELRN; from the coding sequence ATGAATactcatcttcccaatcatagGGATCGCCGCATCCTATCATTCCCGGCGGTTCATCCTTGCCAAGGAATATCCACCGGAACACTCGTCGCTTCTCTAATCACTCTCTCGCAAACCATATGCAATTTCCAACCTCAAATATTTCCAACGCAAAAACGAAACGCAAGAGAAACAATACGTCAAATTTCTATCATTTCAATATTCCTCCAAGAAATTCAAGACAATTGCTACTTAATCCCAAACTCAATTATCATCTCTTTCTCAGAGCTTCACTTTACTTTACAAAAGATTCATTTTTTAATGCAAGATTGTACTCTTGAAGGTGCTAATCTTTTATTGCTCTCGAAATCCCGACACGTGGCGGATCAATTTTGCTCTCTTATTCGCGCCGTCGCAACTACACTAGACGTTTTGCCTTTACACAGAATCGAAATTTGCGACGAAGTGAAGGAGTTAGTTGAGTTAGTAGCAAAACAAGCGAGGAAAGCTAAATTCGAAGTCGACCCCAGCGACGAGATTGCGACGAAAAAACTCCATTCAGTACTGCATCAATTCGAGAGAGGAACAGAACCAAAACTTCATACCATGCAGGAAATCCTGGATTACCTAAAAATCAAAAGCTGGAATGATTGCCACAGAGAAATCAAATTCATAGAAAACGAAATAAGCTGGTTAGAGAATCGTGATTGCAACGAACGAGAAGTTCCATTTTTGAGTAGCTTGGTTGGGTTTTTAAGCTACTGTAGGGTAGTGATATTCGAATCACTGGATCAAAATTCTGATCAATACGAAGCTCGAATCAGCACGGAGATAATATCTATAACATGTTTGAATCCAGATGATTTCCGGTGTCCAATTTCACTCGAATTAATGACAGATCCAGTAACAATTTCAACAGGACAAACCTACGACCGTGCTTCAATTCAAAAATGGCTGAAAGCAGGAAACAAAACATGTCCCAAAACAGGAGAGAATCTTAGCAGCACAGAGTTAGTTCCAAACACAACACTGAAGAAGCTTATCCAACAATTCTGCACCGACAACAGAGTTTCATTTTCCAAATCATGTAACCGCAACCGTGACATAACGAGAACAATTTCACCAGGTAGTTCTGCAGAAGCACACGCTATGCAGTTTCTCTCATGGTTTCTCACACGAAGGCTCGTTTTCGGAACAGAACAACAGAAGAACAAAGCAGCTTACGAGATTCGTTTGTTAACTAGGGCAAGTATTTTCAACAGAGCGTGTTTGATTGAAGTCGGAACGGTGCCGCCATTGTTGGAACTTTTAGCCACGGAAGATAAAACGACGCAAGAGAATGCAATCTCTGCTTTGATGAAGCTTTCAAAGCATAGTAATGGACCCGAAAATATAATGGGCCATAACGGTTTAAAGCCCATTATATCCGTACTTAAAAATGGGCTTAGCCTTGAGGCCCAACAAATCGCAGCCGCTATAATATTCTATCTTTGTTCAGTGAAAGAATACAGAAAATCAATAGGTGAAAATCAAGACGCGATTCCGTGTTTAGTGGAGTTAGTTAAAGAAGGAACAACCTGCGGGAAAAAGAACGCCGTTGTTGCGATTTTCGGACTTCTTTTGCTTCCAAGGAATCACCAACGCGTGATTGAAGCCGGTGCTGTTCACGCGCTTGTTTCTATCATAGATCCTTCGTATAAAGACGAACTTGTAACTGAAGCTTTGGCTGTTATTGCGGCACTAGCTGAGAATTTTGATGGAGCCAACGCTGTGTTGGAAGCTTCGGCGTTACCGTTAATTACTCGGATGTTGCGATCTTCTGCTTCGCGTGCTGGGAAGGAACACTGTGCTTCGATTTTGTTGTCGCTTTGTGTTAATGTTGGTGTGAATGTTGTAGGTGTCCTTGCTAGGGATATTACGCTTATGCCCTTGCTATATTCGCTTCTTACGGATGGTACTGCTCATGCTGCTAAGAAAGCGCGTTTTCTCATCAAAATTCTACATGATTTCAATGAAACAGCAACTTCTCGATTGAAAGGTTCTTCAGTTTTGCGTCAATTGAATGGGTTAGAACTTAGAAATTAG
- the LOC127136291 gene encoding uncharacterized protein LOC127136291, with protein MRQQPPHVGWVKCNVEARFNNQRGKTNKGWCYRDCNGRFISAGIAWDFGLYFVMKAEALALKEVLHAATQMQMDHIIFESDSQLVVQAIHANYGGNSYFSVIISSIKNLLAFHSNYEVKFVKRQTNSVAHLLAKSANSWTRHNVLHLIPLCIEQQFTNDMI; from the coding sequence atgcgacaacaACCACCTCATGTAGGGTGGGTGAAATGTAATGTCGAAGCCAGATTTAATAACCAAAGGGGAAAAACCAACAAAGGATGGTGCTATAGAGATTGTAACGGAAGATTCATCAGTGCTGGAATAGCTTGGGATTTTGGACTTTATTTTGTCATGAAGGCTGAAGCATTGGCCTTGAAAGAAGTTTTACATGCAGCCACTCAGATGCAAATGGATCATATTATCTTTGAGAGTGACTCACAATTGGTGGTTCAAGCAATTCATGCAAATTATGGTGGCAATTCATATTTTAGTGTGATTATCTCTAGTATTAAGAATTTATTAGCTTTTCATTCTAACTACGAGGTGAAGTTTGTTAAGCGCCAAACGAATTCAGTTGCTCACTTGTTAGCTAAATCGGCCAATTCTTGGACTAGGCACAATGTTCTTCATTTAATTCCTCTTTGTATTGAACAACAATTTACTAATGATATGATTTGA